The nucleotide sequence ACTGGCAAATTTTACCTGGAGCAAAGTGATACCAGCAGCCTCCATGACCTTGACCCATCCTCGTGCTTTATCAAACGCTTTTTTTCTCTGCTCGTCATGTTCACCCTTCTTCCAGCCCTCGAAATTCGCAAAAGGCTGAAGCATCATGATCTTCAAACCCAACTCATCCGTCAACGCCTTGATCTGCTTCGCGACATCCGCGAGCGTATCATAGTCGTCCTCTTTTGGCTGAGATCCACTGAGTAGCTTTCCGTAATCAAGGATATCAGGCATAGAAAGCTCAATTCCATCGAACCCGGCTTTTCGAATGGCGCCGAGCTTATCAGGAAGGCtggccttgatcttcatTGGAATGCTGCATGATGCGAACGAGATGGGGATCTGGGTCCCTTGGTATTGGATCACCATATTGAGCGTATTTTGCAGATGGAAATAGCTGACAAGTGAGATATTGTCTTGTTTGGGTTGAGCTTAAATTCTCCATTGAAGTCTTGGTTAAAAGGCTTCTGACGATGGTTGACGTCATCTCAATCGTCATCATGACTTGGATTTCAGTGGGCTTTAATGATGTAGGATGAAGTTGAAATATTCCTTAGCTACCTAATATCACAGATAAACTAGGGAATATGCTTCAAAAAGTGGCTAGCACCGTGCTCTACGATATCGCTGTACTCCTGGACGAGCTTTGCGCATTGTTTGAGTCTTGTAACATTGAACAGGGATCAGCATATGGAAGCTCTAGAAATATCCATTGTTGTATTCTACGAAACCCTGAGAATATATGGTATTAGGACCTATAATGCGTAGCTTGCTGTAAATTAATTTCTTACAGTAAGGAAGCGTGACCAGGCTGTTTTTACCTCAAGGCGTGTGTCGATGACGTGGGTTCAGAAGAGAACAGCTGCGTCGAGGCGCAAGCTCTTCCCACTACCCTTAAGCACAATTAATCAGCAGGATATGAATACCTAATAAACAAGTGtctcaaaaaaaaaaaaaaaaaaaaaaaaaaaaaaaaaaaaaaaaaaaaaaaaaaaaaaaaaaaaaaagggacaCGATTACTTCAGACATCTGCCGACCAAAACTTTACTTCCTTGCACTTATCGCCAACTCAGGCCAATCATCGCGCGGTGCCTTGCCGGTACTGTAGCAGCACTAATAAGCCTCATCTCGGGATGTTCGGGGGCTGATATCAATGCGCAGGCTaggtatttaaagtaatCCGCTCTTCTGTTATTTACAATTTCTCACGTATCTTCTCTGTTTAGCGTTTCCTAGTCTGGGTTAATAAGACGAAAATCCTCATCATGTCACTACATAAGCCATTTCTCGATTATCTATATTTGTTCATAGTAGCTCTCCATCTATTTGCTATGCTAGGTGAGTCTAATCATCCCGTCACGAGcataaaacttactttactCATGACTGGACCAGCCATCGATTTTGTTCCATTCTATCCACAGTCTCTAGTACAACCTCGTGGCTCGCCATTCCACTTTCTCATCACGTTTCGTCAATGGTACATCACAACATTCTCAGATCCTTATTACAACATTGACATTCCCGGGCATTTCTTCGAATTCCTTGTCTATGTCGAACTTGTCGTGCAGTTCCCTCTCGCAATCTATCTCACCCGCGCACTGTCATCCAAACAGCGCATGTCTGGTTCTGCGGAGCTTGTAGGCGTCGTCTACGGTGTAGTGGTTGGCCTTTGCACCGCTATAGTTTTCAACGATATGTGGTATCTAGGCCCAGAGGTTCTCACTCCTGAGGCTAAGCAAACTCTGCTGGGGACATATCTGCCATATGCTGTGATTCGTAAGTTTCGTCATGAGAACATTATCGGATAATTGCTAATATGTAAGCTAGCGACCTTGATGTCGTTGCACATGCAGAAGCGGCTGCTAGCCCGGCTTCATGGATCGTCTGGGATCAAACAGGAGTAGTGTTCTTTACATGTATTTGTATTTGCAAAGGAAGGTTTTGAACCGTCAACAAGGTGTCTAGACTATCGCTAGCATAAGTCAATTAGCACCAGTCTCAGAGGACAGAGACTTCCATCCCCCTTCAGACTCTAATATTGAGCTTTAGCTACTGAAAATCTTCACTACAGAACCATGGTCCATGTTACTGCTCTACTCCGTAGCAATGTCAACACACCCAGCGGCAGGTGTTCCTTGTCCACCAGACACAAACCTCCATAGTCACGACGCAACACATCCCGATACATCTGCAACGCCCACCGAACCTCTTTCGTCTTACTGCCTGAATTGTTCAGATTGACGCCTAGCTCGTGCTTCAGGGTCCGCGAAACATCGGAGTCCAAGGCTGGGCTAATGTCGCATGGTACAGTCCTCAGCGCCACGTAAGCCTCCAACAAGGCACTGCTCGTCAACTCCCTGTGTTTTGCGTATTCTTCGAAGCTGAAAAAGCTTTCGAGCTCGTCAGTCGAAAGCAGGTTCTTGAACGTGTCAGAACTCATACTTCCTGCGGCCTTTACAGCTTCATTGATACGGCTGTCGACACTTGCCAGAGCGTCGAAGTCCTTCTTGTATCGCTTATATGTATCTTTTTCCGTATCAAAGAATTGCTGGATAATTGACGTCGGAGACTTCTTTGCAATGCTTTCCCGAATCATCAGAATAGGCAAGAAGGGATTCCGTAGGCCAAGTCCTCCCAAGCGTTCAGGCAAATGGACGAACGCATCAGGTACATCTACCCCAAAGCGATCCTGTATCATATGCTTGATGTGACTCACAGCTCCATGACTGCTCTGTGATGAATCTGACGCCACGGGGAATAAGAActtctgcatcatctggtAAGTCTCGAGGATGCTCTCAACATGATGCAGACCAAAGCAGTGTGCTGGTTCACCAAAGGTATGACTGAAAAACCGTCCCATGCAGCTGTTCCACGTCTGAACCCATTCCAGCACACTTATGCATCCGTCTAattgcttcttcagctgcttcatATGCCCCTCTACCTCCGCACGGTCGATCTCCCAGATCCCAGACTTGGGATCGAGAGATAAATGCCCAACTCGGACTGGGCCCTCAGGCAAAGCGCTGGTAACATCGGCATCTCGCTCTTTTTCTCCCTCGGTTATGTACACAGACCCGGTTTTCCCCCTGTTGAAGGTGAGGCCGAGGATTTTGGCATACTTGTT is from Fusarium musae strain F31 chromosome 4, whole genome shotgun sequence and encodes:
- a CDS encoding hypothetical protein (EggNog:ENOG41), producing the protein MLVQPRGSPFHFLITFRQWYITTFSDPYYNIDIPGHFFEFLVYVELVVQFPLAIYLTRALSSKQRMSGSAELVGVVYGVVVGLCTAIVFNDMWYLGPEVLTPEAKQTLLGTYLPYAVIRKFRHENIIG